The proteins below are encoded in one region of Acanthochromis polyacanthus isolate Apoly-LR-REF ecotype Palm Island chromosome 4, KAUST_Apoly_ChrSc, whole genome shotgun sequence:
- the LOC110949764 gene encoding growth arrest and DNA damage-inducible protein GADD45 beta gives MTLEEVVGSNSTEKKMETVSQALEELLVAAQRQDCLTVGVYESAKLMNVDPDSVVLCVLATDEEDEDDIALQIHFTLLQAFCCDNDINILRVSGMRRLGQLLEEDTKDNNGNEPRDLHCILVTNPPVQPLQCQALQDVGSFCEESRCRNQWVPCLELQDR, from the exons ATGACTCTTGAGGAGGTTGTTGGATCCAACAGCACCGAGAAAAA GATGGAGACGGTGAGTCAGGCTCTGGAGGAGTTGCTGGTCGCGGCTCAGCGGCAGGACTGCCTCACTGTGGGAGTCTACGAGTCCGCCAAACTCATGAATGT AGATCCGGACAGCGTGGTTCTGTGCGTCCTCGCCACCGATGAGGAGGACGAGGATGATATCGCGCTGCAGATCCACTTCACGCTGCTGCAAGCTTTCTGCTGCGACAACGACATCAACATTCTGCGGGTGTCCGGCATGAGGCGGCTGGgtcagctgctggaggaggacaCCAAGGACAACAACGGCAACGAGCCCCGGGACCTGCACTGCATCCTGGTCACT AACCCTCCTGTGCAGCCGCTGCAGTGCCAGGCCCTGCAGGACGTGGGCAGCTTCTGCGAAGAGAGCCGCTGCAGGAACCAGTGGGTTCCTTGCCTGGAGCTGCAGGACCGCTGA